In Macadamia integrifolia cultivar HAES 741 chromosome 12, SCU_Mint_v3, whole genome shotgun sequence, the following are encoded in one genomic region:
- the LOC122058057 gene encoding glycylpeptide N-tetradecanoyltransferase 1-like: MVGSDSPPGSPDENPQPNSDVNLPPENDSSIDAVAQRVQDSLSLGKKHKFWETQPVGQFKDLGDTSLPEGPIEQPTPLSEVKQEPYNLPSPYEWTTCDIDNEETCTEIYNLLTNNYVEDDENMFRFNYSKEFLRWALRPPGYFKSWHIGVRVKVSKKLVAFITGVPAKIRVRDDVVIMAEINFLCVHKKLRSKRLAPVMIKEVTRRVHLENIWQAAYTAGVVIPTPISTCQYWHRSLNPKKLIDVGFSRLGARMTMSRTIKLYKLPESTVTPGFRKMELRDVPAVTRLLRNYLSQFIVAPDFDENDVEHWLLHKENVVDSYLVESPDTHEITDFCSFYTLPSSILGNQNYSTLKAAYSYYNVSTQTPLLQLMNDALIVAKRGDFDVFNALDIMHNESFLKELKFGPGDGQLHYYLYNYRIRNALKPSELGLVLL; the protein is encoded by the coding sequence ATGGTTGGTAGCGATTCTCCACCTGGTTCTCCTGATGAGAACCCACAGCCTAACTCTGATGTGAATCTACCTCCCGAGAATGATAGCTCAATTGATGCTGTAGCCCAAAGAGTTCAAGATTCACTTTCTCTGGGGAAGAAACATAAGTTCTGGGAAACACAACCAGTTGGCCAATTCAAAGATCTTGGAGACACTAGTTTACCTGAAGGTCCAATTGAGCAGCCAACGCCCTTATCTGAAGTTAAACAAGAACCTTATAATCTTCCGAGTCCATATGAATGGACCACTTGCGACATTGACAATGAAGAGACCTGCACAGAGATTTACAACCTCCTTACAAACAATTACGTTGAAGATGATGAGAACATGTTCAGATTCAATTATTCAAAGGAATTTCTTCGATGGGCCCTTCGCCCTCCTGGTTATTTCAAGAGTTGGCACATTGGTGTCCGTGTTAAGGTCTCAAAGAAGCTCGTTGCTTTCATTACAGGTGTCCCTGCAAAGATCAGGGTCCGGGATGATGTTGTTATCATGGCCGAAATTAATTTCTTGTGTGTTCATAAGAAGCTGAGATCAAAGAGGCTTGCACCTGTTATGATTAAGGAGGTTACGAGGAGGGTGCACCTGGAAAATATTTGGCAAGCAGCTTATACTGCCGGAGTTGTTATTCCAACACCAATCTCAACTTGTCAATATTGGCATAGGTCGTTGAACCCAAAAAAACTTATTGATGTTGGTTTCTCTAGACTTGGGGCAAGGATGACGATGAGCCGGACAATAAAGCTTTATAAGTTGCCTGAGTCAACAGTTACCCCGGGGTTCAGGAAAATGGAGCTACGTGATGTACCTGCTGTAACCCGATTGCTTAGGAACTACTTGAGTCAGTTTATCGTTGCACCGGATTTTGATGAGAATGATGTCGAACACTGGCTTCTTCATAAAGAAAATGTCGTGGATAGCTACTTGGTTGAGAGTCCAGATACTCATGAAATTACTGATTTTTGCAGCTTCTACACACTTCCATCATCCATACTTGGTAACCAGAATTACTCAACTCTGAAGGCTGCTTATTCGTACTACAATGTTTCCACACAGACTCCATTGCTTCAACTGATGAATGATGCACTTATCGTGGCAAAACGCGGGGATTTCGATGTCTTCAATGCATTAGATATCATGCACAATGAGTCTTTCCTGAAGGAACTGAAATTTGGGCCGGGTGATGGGCAGCTCCACTACTATCTGTACAACTATCGGATAAGAAATGCATTGAAACCATCAGAGCTTGGGCTTGTCCTTTTGTAG